The following are encoded together in the Streptomyces sp. NBC_01465 genome:
- a CDS encoding adenosylcobinamide-GDP ribazoletransferase — MDGIRFAFGTLTVLPVRVTRWDREAARSGMLCAPLAGLVVGLCAAAAGGLLLLLGSGPLLAAVASAAVPAALTRGLHLDGLADVADGLGSGKPAEDALRIMKQSDIGPFGVISLLFVLMAQTAVLFQLYGESWAHGAVAAAVSAVAARLALTLASRAGVPAARPEGLGAAVAGVVPVRSALTVAALAMAACAGAGLTFGPYSAIQHALAALAGLAAAQLLLRHCLKRFGGVTGDVFGALAETAATATLVVLAWSL; from the coding sequence ATGGACGGCATACGTTTCGCCTTCGGCACCCTCACGGTCCTCCCGGTCCGGGTGACCCGCTGGGACCGCGAGGCGGCCCGCTCGGGGATGCTCTGCGCGCCGCTGGCCGGGCTGGTCGTGGGGCTGTGCGCGGCCGCGGCCGGCGGGCTGTTGCTGCTGCTCGGCTCGGGCCCGCTGCTCGCCGCCGTCGCCTCGGCCGCCGTACCGGCCGCGCTCACCCGGGGGCTGCACCTCGACGGTCTCGCGGACGTCGCCGACGGGCTCGGCAGCGGCAAGCCGGCCGAGGACGCCCTGCGGATCATGAAGCAGTCGGACATCGGCCCGTTCGGCGTGATCTCCCTGCTCTTCGTCCTGATGGCCCAGACCGCCGTGCTCTTCCAGCTGTACGGGGAGAGCTGGGCGCACGGCGCGGTCGCGGCCGCCGTTTCCGCGGTCGCCGCCCGCCTCGCCCTCACCCTCGCATCCCGCGCGGGGGTGCCGGCGGCCCGCCCCGAGGGGCTGGGTGCGGCGGTCGCCGGGGTGGTGCCCGTACGGTCCGCACTGACCGTCGCGGCCTTGGCCATGGCCGCCTGTGCGGGGGCGGGCCTGACCTTCGGTCCGTACAGTGCGATCCAGCACGCACTGGCCGCTCTGGCAGGGCTCGCAGCGGCCCAACTCCTGCTCCGGCACTGCCTGAAGCGGTTCGGCGGGGTGACCGGTGACGTGTTCGGCGCGCTGGCCGAAACGGCGGCCACGGCGACGCTGGTCGTACTGGCGTGGAGCCTGTAG
- a CDS encoding leucyl aminopeptidase: protein MTALTLSTAGAATLRADAIVVGIAKGPKGPVVAPGAEAVDKAFDGKLAAVLETLGASGAEGETTKVPAASGLKAPVVLAVGLGSVPEKDETYAEESLRRAAGAASRALHGTKKAAFALPVETAEDVQAIAEGALLGAYAFIAYQEQAKDAKGVLADVAILGAKPRDKAHKAAAERAIAVAEEINRARDLVNTPPNDLYPESFAAVATAAGKEHGVKVQVIDEKALIKGGFGGILGVGQGSEHGPRLVKLSYTHPKAEKSLAYIGKGITYDSGGISLKPAGHNETMKCDMAGAAAVFAAVVSAARLGLQVNVTGWLALAENMPSGSATRPGDVLRMYSGKTVEVLNTDAEGRLVLADALAKAAEEKPDAIVDVATLTGAMMMALGNRTFGIMGNDESFRTAIHEIAEEVGEQSWPMPLPSDLRKGMDSPTADIANMGERMGGGLVAGLFLQEFVPDDIAWAHLDIAGPAFNEQAPFGYTPKGGTGSAIRTLVRLAERTAAGDLG from the coding sequence GTGACTGCTCTCACTCTCAGCACGGCCGGCGCGGCCACCCTGCGCGCCGACGCCATCGTCGTCGGCATCGCCAAGGGCCCCAAGGGCCCTGTCGTCGCCCCGGGCGCGGAGGCCGTGGACAAGGCGTTCGACGGCAAGCTGGCCGCCGTCCTGGAGACCCTCGGTGCCTCGGGCGCCGAGGGCGAGACGACCAAGGTTCCCGCGGCCTCCGGCCTGAAGGCCCCGGTCGTGCTGGCCGTCGGCCTCGGCTCCGTACCGGAGAAGGACGAAACGTACGCCGAGGAGTCCCTGCGGCGTGCCGCCGGTGCCGCCTCCCGTGCGCTGCACGGCACCAAGAAGGCCGCGTTCGCGCTGCCCGTCGAGACCGCCGAGGACGTCCAGGCCATCGCCGAGGGCGCACTGCTCGGTGCGTACGCCTTCATCGCGTACCAGGAGCAGGCCAAGGACGCCAAGGGCGTGCTCGCCGACGTCGCGATCCTGGGCGCCAAGCCGCGGGACAAGGCCCACAAGGCCGCCGCCGAGCGCGCGATCGCCGTCGCCGAGGAGATCAACCGGGCGCGGGACCTCGTCAACACCCCGCCGAACGACCTCTACCCCGAGTCCTTCGCCGCCGTGGCCACCGCCGCCGGCAAGGAGCACGGCGTCAAGGTCCAGGTCATCGACGAGAAGGCGCTGATCAAGGGCGGCTTCGGCGGCATCCTGGGCGTCGGCCAGGGCTCGGAGCACGGGCCGCGCCTCGTGAAGCTCTCGTACACGCACCCCAAGGCCGAGAAGTCGCTCGCCTACATCGGCAAGGGCATCACCTACGACTCGGGCGGCATCTCCCTCAAGCCGGCCGGCCACAACGAGACGATGAAGTGCGACATGGCCGGTGCGGCCGCCGTCTTCGCCGCCGTGGTGTCCGCCGCGCGCCTGGGCCTGCAGGTCAACGTGACCGGCTGGCTGGCGCTCGCCGAGAACATGCCGTCGGGTTCCGCCACCCGCCCGGGTGACGTCCTGCGCATGTACAGCGGCAAGACGGTCGAGGTCCTCAACACCGACGCCGAGGGCCGCCTCGTGCTGGCCGACGCGCTCGCCAAGGCCGCCGAGGAGAAGCCCGACGCGATCGTCGACGTGGCGACCCTGACCGGCGCCATGATGATGGCGCTGGGCAACCGCACCTTCGGCATCATGGGCAACGACGAGTCGTTCCGTACCGCCATCCACGAGATCGCGGAGGAGGTCGGCGAGCAGTCCTGGCCGATGCCGCTCCCGAGCGACCTGCGCAAGGGCATGGACTCCCCCACCGCCGACATCGCCAACATGGGCGAGCGGATGGGCGGCGGCCTGGTCGCCGGTCTCTTCCTCCAGGAGTTCGTCCCCGACGACATCGCCTGGGCGCACCTGGACATCGCGGGCCCGGCCTTCAACGAGCAGGCCCCGTTCGGCTACACCCCCAAGGGCGGCACCGGCTCCGCGATCCGGACGCTGGTCCGTCTCGCCGAGCGCACCGCCGCGGGCGACCTGGGCTGA
- the lpdA gene encoding dihydrolipoyl dehydrogenase, translating to MANDASTVFDLVILGGGSGGYAAALRASQLGLDVALIEKNKLGGTCLHNGCIPTKALLHAGEIADQARESEQFGVKATFEGIDIAGVHKYKDDVIAGLYKGLQGLVASRKVTYIEGEGRLSSPTSVDVNGQRIQGRHVLLATGSVPKSLPGLEIDGNRIISSDHALVLDRVPESAIILGGGVIGVEFASAWKSFGTDVTIVEGLKHLVPVEDENSSKLLERAFRKRGIKFNLGTFFQSAEYTQNGVKVTLADGKTFEAEVLLVAIGRGPVSQGLGYEEQGVAMDRGYVVVDEYMRTNVETISAVGDLVPTLQLAHVGFAEGILVAERLAGLKTVPIDYDGVPKVTYCHPEVASVGISEAKAKEIYGADKVVALKYNLAGNGKSKILKTAGEIKLVQVKDGAVVGVHMVGDRMGEQVGEAQLIYNWEALPAEVAQLIHAHPTQNEALGEAHLALAGKPLHSHD from the coding sequence GTGGCGAACGACGCCAGCACCGTTTTCGACCTAGTGATTCTCGGCGGCGGTAGCGGCGGTTACGCCGCGGCGCTGCGTGCATCGCAGCTGGGTCTGGACGTCGCCCTGATCGAGAAGAACAAGCTCGGCGGCACCTGCCTGCACAACGGCTGCATCCCCACGAAGGCCCTGCTGCACGCGGGCGAGATCGCCGACCAGGCCCGCGAGAGCGAGCAGTTCGGCGTCAAGGCGACCTTCGAGGGCATCGACATCGCGGGCGTCCACAAGTACAAGGACGACGTGATCGCCGGCCTGTACAAGGGCCTGCAGGGCCTGGTCGCCTCCCGCAAGGTGACCTACATCGAGGGCGAGGGCCGTCTGTCGTCCCCGACCTCCGTGGACGTCAACGGCCAGCGCATCCAGGGCCGCCACGTCCTCCTCGCCACCGGCTCCGTACCGAAGTCGCTGCCGGGCCTGGAGATCGACGGCAACCGGATCATCTCCTCCGACCACGCGCTGGTCCTGGACCGCGTCCCGGAGTCGGCGATCATCCTCGGCGGCGGCGTCATCGGCGTCGAGTTCGCCTCGGCCTGGAAGTCCTTCGGGACCGACGTGACCATCGTCGAGGGCCTCAAGCACCTCGTGCCGGTCGAGGACGAGAACTCCTCCAAGCTTCTTGAGCGCGCGTTCCGCAAGCGCGGCATCAAGTTCAACCTGGGCACCTTCTTCCAGAGCGCCGAGTACACCCAGAACGGTGTCAAGGTCACCCTCGCCGACGGCAAGACCTTCGAGGCCGAGGTGCTGCTGGTCGCGATCGGCCGCGGCCCGGTCTCGCAGGGTCTCGGTTACGAGGAGCAGGGCGTCGCGATGGACCGCGGCTATGTCGTCGTCGACGAGTACATGCGCACCAACGTCGAGACGATCTCGGCCGTCGGTGACCTCGTCCCGACCCTCCAGCTCGCGCACGTCGGCTTCGCCGAGGGCATCCTGGTCGCAGAGCGTCTGGCCGGTCTCAAGACCGTCCCGATCGACTACGACGGCGTGCCGAAGGTGACGTACTGCCACCCCGAGGTCGCCTCCGTCGGTATCTCCGAGGCCAAGGCCAAGGAGATCTACGGTGCGGACAAGGTCGTCGCTCTGAAGTACAACCTCGCGGGCAACGGCAAGAGCAAGATCCTCAAGACCGCGGGCGAGATCAAGCTCGTCCAGGTCAAGGACGGTGCCGTGGTCGGCGTCCACATGGTCGGCGACCGCATGGGCGAGCAGGTCGGCGAAGCCCAGCTGATCTACAACTGGGAGGCCCTGCCTGCCGAGGTCGCGCAGCTCATCCACGCGCACCCGACGCAGAACGAGGCGCTCGGCGAGGCCCACCTGGCGCTGGCCGGGAAGCCGCTGCACTCCCACGACTAG
- the sucB gene encoding 2-oxoglutarate dehydrogenase, E2 component, dihydrolipoamide succinyltransferase, with the protein MSVSVTLPALGESVTEGTVTRWLKAEGERVEADEPLLEVSTDKVDTEIPAPASGILASIKVAEDETVEVGAELAIIDDGTGAPAPAAAPAAEAPAAPAPAAPVAEAPAAPAAAPAPAAAPAGGASGTDVVLPALGESVTEGTVTRWLKEVGEEVAEDEPLLEVSTDKVDTEIPAPVAGVLLEIVVAEDETAEVGAKLAVIGAPGAAPAAAPAPAAPAPAAAPAPAAPAAPAPAPAAPAAPAPVAAPAPVAPAAPAPVAAPAPVTPAPAPAATSGDDGAYVTPLVRKLASENGVNLSSVKGTGVGGRIRKQDVIAAAEAAKAAAPAPAAAAAPKAQAPKLEVSPLRGQTVKMTRMRKVIGDNMMKALHGQAQLTSVVEVDITKIMKLRAAAKDSFAAREGVKLSPMPFFVKAAAQALKAHPVVNARINEDEGTITYFDTENIGIAVDSEKGLMTPVIKGAGDLNLAGISKKTAELAGAVRANKITPDELSGATFTISNTGSRGALFDTVIVPPNQVGILGIGATVKRPVVINHPDLGETIAIRDMTYLALSYDHRLVDGADAARYLTAVKAILEAGEFEVELGL; encoded by the coding sequence ATGTCGGTTTCCGTAACCCTGCCGGCGCTCGGCGAGAGCGTCACCGAGGGCACCGTCACCCGCTGGCTGAAGGCCGAGGGCGAGCGCGTCGAGGCCGACGAGCCGCTGCTCGAGGTCTCGACCGACAAGGTCGACACCGAGATCCCGGCGCCCGCGTCGGGCATCCTCGCGTCCATCAAGGTCGCCGAGGACGAGACCGTCGAGGTCGGCGCCGAGCTGGCCATCATCGACGACGGTACGGGCGCCCCGGCCCCGGCCGCCGCCCCCGCCGCCGAGGCGCCTGCCGCCCCGGCTCCGGCTGCCCCGGTTGCCGAGGCCCCCGCGGCCCCGGCCGCCGCTCCGGCCCCTGCTGCCGCCCCCGCGGGCGGCGCGTCCGGCACCGACGTCGTCCTTCCCGCGCTCGGCGAGAGCGTCACCGAGGGCACCGTCACCCGCTGGCTGAAGGAGGTCGGCGAGGAGGTTGCCGAGGACGAGCCGCTGCTCGAGGTCTCGACCGACAAGGTCGACACCGAGATCCCCGCGCCCGTCGCCGGTGTCCTGCTCGAGATCGTCGTCGCCGAGGACGAGACCGCCGAGGTCGGCGCCAAGCTCGCCGTCATCGGTGCCCCCGGTGCCGCGCCCGCCGCCGCTCCGGCTCCGGCCGCCCCGGCCCCCGCCGCTGCTCCGGCTCCGGCCGCCCCGGCTGCTCCCGCGCCCGCTCCGGCCGCGCCTGCCGCCCCGGCCCCCGTTGCCGCTCCCGCCCCGGTCGCGCCCGCCGCGCCCGCTCCGGTTGCCGCTCCGGCCCCCGTCACCCCGGCCCCGGCTCCCGCCGCGACCTCCGGTGACGACGGTGCGTACGTGACCCCGCTCGTCCGCAAGCTCGCCTCCGAGAACGGTGTGAACCTCTCCTCGGTCAAGGGCACGGGCGTCGGTGGCCGTATCCGCAAGCAGGACGTCATCGCCGCCGCGGAGGCCGCCAAGGCCGCCGCCCCGGCCCCGGCCGCCGCTGCCGCTCCCAAGGCGCAGGCGCCGAAGCTCGAGGTCTCCCCGCTGCGCGGTCAGACCGTCAAGATGACCCGCATGCGCAAGGTCATCGGCGACAACATGATGAAGGCCCTGCACGGCCAGGCGCAGCTGACCTCCGTGGTCGAGGTGGACATCACCAAGATCATGAAGCTGCGCGCGGCCGCCAAGGACTCCTTCGCCGCCCGTGAGGGCGTCAAGCTGTCCCCGATGCCGTTCTTCGTCAAGGCCGCTGCCCAGGCGCTGAAGGCCCACCCGGTCGTCAACGCCCGGATCAACGAGGACGAGGGCACCATCACCTACTTCGACACCGAGAACATCGGTATCGCGGTGGACTCCGAGAAGGGTCTGATGACCCCGGTCATCAAGGGTGCGGGCGACCTCAACCTGGCCGGCATCTCGAAGAAGACCGCGGAGCTCGCGGGTGCGGTGCGCGCCAACAAGATCACCCCGGACGAGCTGTCCGGTGCGACCTTCACGATCAGCAACACCGGTTCGCGCGGTGCGCTGTTCGACACGGTCATCGTGCCCCCGAACCAGGTCGGCATCCTCGGTATCGGTGCGACCGTCAAGCGCCCGGTGGTCATCAACCACCCGGACCTCGGCGAGACCATCGCGATCCGCGACATGACGTACCTGGCCCTCTCCTACGACCACCGCCTGGTGGACGGCGCCGACGCGGCCCGTTACCTGACGGCCGTCAAGGCGATCCTGGAGGCCGGCGAGTTCGAGGTCGAGCTCGGCCTGTAA
- a CDS encoding GntR family transcriptional regulator codes for MTPPVVHSLREQIREHIVEGIVSGRWKPGERIVERRIAVELEVSQTPVREALRELETLRLIESAPNKGVRVRNLTAADLEESYPVRAGLEQIAAELAVERLAADVSVLEPSVAALYAADAAGDSAGQVRHTVAFHRELVRAAGNGVLLHTWESLGIEVFTALSIRWLGTVQKSYAEEHEALVEAFRRRDPEIGALVKLHVLGCAPRA; via the coding sequence ATGACTCCGCCCGTCGTCCACTCGCTGCGCGAGCAGATCCGCGAGCACATCGTCGAGGGGATCGTCAGCGGGCGCTGGAAGCCGGGCGAGCGGATCGTGGAGCGGCGTATCGCCGTCGAGCTGGAGGTCAGCCAGACGCCCGTACGCGAGGCGCTGCGGGAGCTGGAGACGCTGCGGCTCATCGAGTCGGCTCCCAACAAGGGTGTACGGGTACGGAATCTGACCGCCGCCGACCTGGAGGAGTCCTACCCGGTGCGGGCGGGCCTGGAGCAGATCGCCGCCGAGCTGGCCGTCGAGCGTCTCGCCGCCGACGTCTCCGTCCTGGAGCCCTCCGTGGCGGCCCTGTACGCGGCGGACGCGGCCGGGGACAGTGCCGGGCAGGTCCGGCACACCGTGGCCTTCCACCGGGAGCTGGTGCGGGCGGCAGGCAATGGCGTACTCCTGCACACCTGGGAGTCGCTGGGCATCGAGGTGTTCACCGCGCTGTCGATCCGGTGGCTCGGGACGGTGCAGAAGTCGTACGCCGAAGAGCACGAAGCGCTGGTCGAAGCCTTTCGGCGGCGAGATCCGGAGATCGGTGCGCTGGTGAAGCTGCATGTGCTCGGATGTGCACCGCGGGCCTGA
- the aceE gene encoding pyruvate dehydrogenase (acetyl-transferring), homodimeric type encodes MTDLAAKSPSELDQLPDRDTEETAEWAASLDAVTKAAGPHRAAYLMRRTLQHAEGAGLALPKLLETDYVNTIPTSAEPSIDGDEEMERRITAWNRWNAAAMVTRGAKHGVGGHIATFASAAWLYETGFNHFFRGKEGDGSGDQLYIQGHASPGIYARAFLDGRLTEQHLDNFRQEAGGNGLPSYPHPRRLPWLWEFPTVSMGLGPLSAIYQARFNRYLTNRNIKDVSNSHVWAFLGDGEMDEPEATAALGLAAREGLDNLTFVINCNLQRLDGPVRANFKIVQELEGQFRGAGWNVVKSMWGNAWDELFQLDTTGALVRRLREVPDAQVQTYQTRDAAYIREDFFGKDPALVAMAQLLTDDKILECFHLSRGGHEPRKVYAAYKAALEHKGAPTVILAQTVKGFTLGEGFASKNANHQMKKLSVDEFKNMRDLLELPISDSQFVDGVVPYGHPGADAPEVRYLQERRAALGGPAPARRSQPLAPLPAPADKAFAAFDKGSGSQSMATTMAFVRLVKDLIRDKETGKRWVPIVPDEARTFGMESLFPSLGIYSPKGQTYEPVDRDQLMYYREATNGQILNEGITEAGSMADFIAASSAYSTHGEAMIPFYIFYSMFGWQRTADQMWQLGDQLGRGFLVGATAGRTTLTGEGLQHADGHSPMIAATNPAALSYDPAFAYEIATIVKEGLRRMYGEALPDEDRDVFYYLTVYNEPMPQPAKPAGIDEGIIKGLYRFNTAESAGHTTPANASRIQLLGSGTAIHWTLKAQKMLAEEWGVAADVWSATSWTELRRDALEADAALLRGEERIPFVRKALEGVDSPVLAVSDYMRQVPDQIAQWVEQDYSSLGADGFGLSDTRDAARRHFGVDAESIVVAALAQLARRGAVPVTAVKEARERYGL; translated from the coding sequence GTGACCGACCTCGCAGCCAAGTCTCCGAGCGAGCTCGACCAGCTCCCGGACCGTGACACCGAAGAGACCGCCGAATGGGCGGCCTCCCTCGATGCCGTCACCAAGGCCGCCGGCCCGCACCGCGCCGCGTACCTGATGCGCCGGACCCTCCAGCACGCCGAGGGCGCCGGTCTCGCGCTGCCCAAGCTGCTGGAGACCGACTACGTCAACACCATCCCCACCTCCGCCGAGCCGTCGATCGACGGTGACGAGGAGATGGAGCGCAGGATCACCGCGTGGAACCGCTGGAACGCGGCCGCGATGGTCACCCGCGGTGCCAAGCACGGTGTCGGCGGCCACATCGCGACGTTCGCGTCCGCGGCGTGGCTGTACGAGACCGGCTTCAACCACTTCTTCCGCGGGAAGGAGGGCGACGGCTCCGGCGACCAGCTCTACATCCAGGGCCACGCCTCGCCGGGCATCTACGCCCGCGCCTTCCTCGACGGACGCCTCACCGAGCAGCACCTCGACAACTTCCGGCAGGAGGCGGGCGGCAACGGCCTCCCGTCGTACCCGCACCCGCGCCGTCTGCCGTGGCTCTGGGAGTTCCCGACCGTCTCCATGGGTCTGGGCCCGCTCTCGGCCATCTACCAGGCGCGCTTCAACCGCTACCTGACCAACCGCAACATCAAGGACGTCTCGAACTCCCACGTCTGGGCGTTCCTCGGCGACGGCGAGATGGACGAGCCCGAGGCGACGGCGGCCCTCGGCCTCGCCGCCCGCGAAGGCCTCGACAACCTGACCTTCGTCATCAACTGCAACCTGCAGCGCCTCGACGGCCCGGTCCGCGCCAACTTCAAGATCGTGCAGGAGCTGGAGGGCCAGTTCCGCGGCGCCGGCTGGAACGTCGTCAAGTCGATGTGGGGCAACGCCTGGGACGAGCTCTTCCAGCTCGACACCACCGGCGCCCTGGTCCGCCGCCTCCGCGAGGTGCCGGACGCGCAGGTCCAGACGTACCAGACGCGTGACGCCGCCTACATCCGTGAGGACTTCTTCGGCAAGGACCCGGCGCTCGTCGCGATGGCACAGCTGCTGACCGACGACAAGATCCTCGAGTGTTTCCACCTGTCGCGCGGCGGCCACGAGCCCCGCAAGGTGTACGCCGCATACAAGGCCGCCCTGGAGCACAAGGGCGCGCCGACCGTCATCCTGGCGCAGACCGTCAAGGGCTTCACCCTCGGTGAGGGCTTCGCGTCGAAGAACGCGAACCACCAGATGAAGAAGCTCTCGGTGGACGAGTTCAAGAACATGCGTGACCTTCTCGAACTCCCCATCAGCGACAGCCAGTTCGTCGACGGCGTGGTCCCCTACGGACACCCCGGCGCCGACGCCCCCGAGGTCCGCTACCTCCAGGAGCGCCGCGCGGCCCTCGGCGGTCCCGCCCCGGCCCGCCGCTCGCAGCCCCTCGCGCCGCTGCCCGCCCCGGCGGACAAGGCCTTCGCCGCCTTCGACAAGGGCTCAGGCTCGCAGTCGATGGCGACGACGATGGCCTTCGTACGCCTGGTGAAGGACCTCATCCGCGACAAGGAGACCGGCAAGCGCTGGGTTCCGATCGTCCCGGACGAGGCCCGCACCTTCGGTATGGAGTCGCTGTTCCCGTCGCTCGGCATCTACTCGCCGAAGGGCCAGACGTACGAGCCGGTCGACCGCGACCAGCTGATGTACTACCGCGAGGCCACCAACGGCCAGATCCTCAACGAGGGCATCACCGAAGCCGGCTCGATGGCCGACTTCATCGCCGCCTCGTCCGCGTACTCCACGCACGGCGAAGCGATGATCCCCTTCTACATCTTCTACTCGATGTTCGGCTGGCAGCGGACCGCCGACCAGATGTGGCAGCTCGGCGACCAGCTGGGCCGCGGCTTCCTGGTGGGCGCCACCGCAGGCCGTACGACGCTGACGGGTGAGGGTCTGCAGCACGCGGACGGTCACTCGCCGATGATCGCGGCGACGAACCCGGCAGCGCTGAGTTACGACCCGGCCTTCGCGTACGAGATCGCCACGATCGTCAAGGAGGGTCTGCGCCGCATGTACGGCGAGGCGCTCCCGGACGAGGACCGCGACGTCTTCTACTACCTCACCGTCTACAACGAGCCGATGCCGCAGCCGGCGAAGCCCGCGGGCATCGACGAGGGCATCATCAAGGGCCTTTACCGCTTCAACACGGCGGAGTCGGCCGGCCACACCACCCCCGCCAACGCCTCGCGCATCCAGCTGCTCGGTTCCGGCACCGCCATCCACTGGACCCTCAAGGCCCAGAAGATGCTGGCCGAGGAGTGGGGCGTCGCCGCCGACGTCTGGTCGGCGACCTCCTGGACCGAGCTGCGCCGGGACGCCCTGGAGGCGGACGCGGCACTGCTGCGCGGCGAGGAGCGAATTCCCTTCGTACGCAAGGCACTTGAGGGTGTGGACTCGCCGGTGCTGGCCGTCTCGGACTACATGCGCCAGGTCCCGGACCAGATCGCGCAGTGGGTCGAGCAGGACTACTCCTCGCTCGGCGCGGACGGCTTCGGCCTCTCCGACACCCGCGACGCGGCCCGCCGCCACTTCGGTGTCGACGCCGAGTCGATCGTGGTGGCCGCCCTCGCGCAGCTGGCGCGACGCGGTGCGGTGCCGGTCACGGCCGTGAAGGAGGCGCGCGAGCGCTACGGCCTGTAA
- a CDS encoding VOC family protein: protein MILHNKPSAPTWADLSTTDVAAAKAFYSGLFGWTPADVPMEDAGGYGMWMKGEEYVGGYGPCMAPGQPPAWMAYFGTADIEATTAAVTANGGTVVAGPMDIYTSGKLAACTDPEGAYFGLWQPLEHKGFGLVEEPGTVAWFELLVRDPEKAKAFYTAVFGWDEATHPYGPTSYTEWSVGGEKFSGMMPIDKNFPAEVPAHWMVYMAVEDCDAAAAKTGELGGKVLVQPTTIPPGRFSVISDPQGALISVIALSGDR from the coding sequence ATGATCCTCCACAACAAGCCGTCCGCCCCCACCTGGGCCGACCTCTCCACGACGGACGTGGCCGCCGCGAAGGCCTTCTACTCCGGGCTCTTCGGCTGGACCCCGGCCGATGTCCCGATGGAGGACGCGGGCGGCTACGGGATGTGGATGAAGGGCGAGGAGTACGTCGGCGGGTACGGCCCCTGCATGGCGCCCGGCCAGCCGCCGGCCTGGATGGCGTACTTCGGCACGGCCGACATCGAGGCGACGACGGCGGCGGTGACCGCCAACGGCGGCACGGTGGTGGCGGGCCCGATGGACATCTACACCTCCGGCAAACTGGCCGCCTGCACGGACCCCGAGGGCGCCTACTTCGGGCTGTGGCAACCGCTGGAGCACAAGGGGTTCGGGCTGGTGGAGGAGCCGGGGACGGTGGCCTGGTTCGAGCTGCTGGTGCGGGACCCGGAGAAGGCGAAGGCGTTCTACACGGCGGTCTTCGGCTGGGACGAGGCGACGCATCCGTACGGGCCGACGTCGTACACGGAGTGGTCGGTGGGCGGCGAGAAGTTCAGCGGCATGATGCCGATCGACAAGAACTTCCCGGCCGAGGTGCCCGCGCACTGGATGGTCTACATGGCGGTGGAGGACTGCGACGCGGCGGCGGCGAAGACCGGGGAGCTGGGCGGAAAGGTCCTGGTCCAGCCGACGACGATCCCGCCGGGCCGCTTCTCGGTGATCAGCGATCCGCAGGGGGCGCTGATCTCGGTGATCGCGCTGAGCGGCGACCGCTAG
- a CDS encoding SDR family oxidoreductase: protein MNTSQHPLQGKIALVAGATRGAGRAMAVELGRAGATVYATGRTTRAKASEVGRTTETIEETAELIDAAGGTGIAVPTDHLDRTQVKALTDRIDRDHGRLDILVNDIWGADHLLVNQWEKKLWEQDLGEGMRMLRLGVETHINTSYFALPLLIRNRGGLVVEVTDGTEEFNRDYREAFFYDLAKAAPLRMARALTHELKEYGGTAVCVTPGWLRSESMLDTAFKVTEETWQDAIAKDPHFAISETPQYLARGVAALAADPGVARFGGRSLSSADLSRAYGVTDTDGSAPDAIAYMTEVVKGGKQAPASDYR, encoded by the coding sequence ATGAACACTTCACAGCACCCCCTGCAAGGCAAGATCGCCCTGGTCGCCGGAGCCACGCGGGGCGCGGGCCGCGCGATGGCGGTGGAGCTGGGCCGCGCGGGAGCGACGGTCTACGCGACGGGCCGTACGACGCGGGCGAAGGCCAGCGAGGTGGGCCGCACGACGGAAACCATCGAGGAAACAGCAGAACTGATCGACGCGGCGGGCGGCACAGGCATCGCCGTACCCACGGACCACCTGGACCGCACCCAGGTGAAGGCGCTCACCGACCGCATCGACCGGGATCACGGCCGCCTCGACATCCTGGTGAACGACATCTGGGGCGCCGACCACCTCCTCGTCAACCAGTGGGAGAAGAAGCTCTGGGAGCAGGACCTCGGCGAGGGCATGCGCATGCTGCGCCTGGGAGTCGAAACGCACATCAACACCAGCTACTTCGCCCTCCCTCTCCTCATCCGCAACCGGGGCGGCCTGGTCGTCGAAGTCACCGACGGCACCGAGGAGTTCAACCGCGACTACCGCGAGGCCTTTTTCTACGACCTTGCCAAGGCGGCCCCGCTGCGGATGGCGCGGGCGCTGACCCACGAGCTGAAGGAGTACGGGGGTACGGCGGTCTGCGTGACCCCCGGCTGGCTGCGCTCCGAATCGATGCTGGACACCGCCTTCAAGGTCACCGAGGAGACCTGGCAGGACGCGATCGCCAAGGACCCGCACTTCGCGATCTCCGAGACCCCGCAGTACCTGGCACGCGGAGTCGCGGCCCTGGCGGCGGACCCCGGGGTGGCGCGGTTCGGCGGCAGGTCGCTCTCCAGCGCCGATCTGTCCAGGGCGTACGGCGTCACGGACACGGACGGCTCGGCACCGGACGCGATCGCGTACATGACCGAGGTGGTCAAGGGCGGCAAACAGGCCCCCGCATCCGACTACCGCTGA